One stretch of Streptomyces sp. R21 DNA includes these proteins:
- a CDS encoding Ms4533A family Cys-rich leader peptide: MSPHHASARAAIELALIGVTALCVADILCS, encoded by the coding sequence ATGTCGCCTCACCACGCCTCCGCACGCGCCGCCATTGAGCTGGCGCTCATCGGCGTGACCGCGCTCTGCGTGGCCGACATTCTCTGTAGCTGA
- a CDS encoding DUF3107 domain-containing protein, with the protein MEVKIGVQHAPREIVLESSQTAEEVERAVSEALSGKSQLLSLVDDHGRKVLVPAERLAYVELGEQAPRKVGFGAL; encoded by the coding sequence GTGGAGGTCAAGATCGGCGTGCAGCACGCGCCTCGCGAGATCGTTCTGGAGAGCAGCCAGACCGCCGAGGAAGTCGAGCGCGCGGTGTCCGAGGCGCTGTCCGGCAAGTCTCAGCTGCTGAGCCTCGTGGACGACCACGGCCGCAAGGTCCTGGTCCCGGCCGAGCGTCTCGCGTATGTCGAGCTCGGTGAGCAGGCCCCGCGCAAGGTGGGCTTCGGCGCCCTGTAG
- a CDS encoding DUF3152 domain-containing protein, whose translation MGAGQGPGQAVPRFPDGTPAHGVPRFPDGTPAHGVPRFSGGAPPVRGGHPEQREVGGGWGQSGNQGPRIPGQRQAPGPGLGARPGPRQADVDAFDLGADDDVFAPRRTPVRHHDPYGPGADREPTGDEVTGTGHAGEPPLPGMGKRANGKGRGGKGRAFTGIAAAAVTTVLAIVVAGQVTDGRDDSAAQPRSAAGGDRDTSDSASRGDGRPTPSETAQAAVLTYDQKMAKRYPLGAKLKASGKFDAVPGFDKAPGKGRKYTYRVDIEQGLGLDGALFAEAVQKTLNDSRSWAHSGARTFERISSGKPDFVITLASPGTTGVWCAKSGLDTTEDNVSCDSASTERVMINAYRWAQGSKTYGDQVHAYRQMLINHEVGHRLGYGHVTCDKDGELAPVMQQQTKFLDHDGIHCRANAWPYPRS comes from the coding sequence GTGGGTGCGGGGCAGGGTCCGGGGCAGGCTGTGCCTCGTTTCCCGGACGGTACGCCTGCCCATGGCGTCCCCCGCTTTCCGGACGGTACGCCCGCGCACGGCGTCCCCCGCTTCTCCGGAGGTGCGCCGCCCGTGCGGGGCGGGCATCCCGAGCAGCGTGAAGTCGGGGGCGGCTGGGGGCAGTCGGGGAATCAGGGGCCGAGGATTCCCGGGCAGCGGCAAGCGCCCGGACCAGGGCTCGGCGCCCGGCCAGGTCCCCGGCAGGCCGACGTCGACGCCTTCGACCTGGGCGCGGACGACGACGTGTTCGCGCCTCGCCGCACTCCTGTCCGCCACCACGACCCCTACGGCCCCGGCGCCGACCGTGAGCCGACGGGCGACGAGGTCACCGGGACCGGTCACGCCGGCGAGCCCCCGCTCCCCGGCATGGGCAAGCGGGCGAACGGCAAGGGCAGAGGCGGCAAGGGCCGGGCGTTCACCGGGATCGCGGCCGCCGCCGTCACCACCGTGCTCGCCATCGTCGTGGCCGGGCAGGTCACCGACGGGCGGGACGACTCCGCCGCACAGCCGCGGTCCGCCGCGGGCGGCGACCGTGACACCAGTGACTCCGCCTCGCGCGGCGACGGCCGGCCGACCCCGTCCGAGACGGCGCAGGCCGCGGTGCTGACGTACGACCAGAAGATGGCCAAGAGGTACCCGCTCGGCGCCAAGCTCAAGGCGTCGGGGAAATTCGATGCCGTGCCCGGCTTCGACAAGGCGCCCGGCAAGGGGCGCAAGTACACCTATCGCGTGGACATCGAGCAGGGGCTCGGGCTCGACGGCGCGCTGTTCGCCGAGGCCGTGCAGAAGACGCTGAACGACAGCCGGAGTTGGGCCCACAGCGGCGCCCGTACCTTCGAGCGGATCTCCTCCGGGAAGCCCGACTTCGTGATCACGCTGGCGAGTCCGGGCACCACCGGAGTCTGGTGCGCCAAGTCCGGTCTGGACACCACCGAGGACAACGTGTCCTGCGACTCCGCCTCCACCGAACGCGTCATGATCAACGCGTACCGATGGGCGCAGGGATCGAAGACATACGGTGATCAAGTTCACGCCTACCGCCAGATGCTGATCAACCACGAGGTCGGCCACCGTCTCGGATACGGCCATGTGACGTGCGACAAGGACGGTGAACTCGCCCCCGTCATGCAGCAGCAGACGAAGTTCCTCGACCACGACGGAATCCACTGCCGCGCCAACGCCTGGCCGTATCCCAGGAGTTGA
- a CDS encoding ABC transporter substrate-binding protein: MRQSSVIARRVAAASVSLVVAAGAAACGPKDNDAKGSGGDSKPQKGGTLTVLNSEPQTDFDPARLYTSGGGNVPSLVFRTLTTRNRESGAAGAEVVPDLATDTGRPSKNATVWTYTLKKGLKYEDGSAITSADIKYGIERSFAAELSGGAPYLRDWLVGAADYQGPYKDKKGLDAIETPDARTLVFHLNKPEGEFPYLATQTQFTPVPKAKDNGTKYEEHPVSSGPYKVVKNENDGERVTLERNTHWSAATDAERKAYPDRIDVRSGLDSSVINQRLSSSQGADATAVTTDTNLGPAELAKVSGDKELASRVGTGHFGYTNYIAFNPKVKPFDDPKVRQAISYAVDRTSVINAAGGSSLAEAATTYLPNQKSFGYTPYDHFPAGKSGNAAKAKELLKEAGYKNGLTVTLTHSDDKNFETSPEIATALQDALKKAGITVKLQGLEDNDYRDKIHSAKTEPGFFLAHWGADWPSGGPFLAPIFDGRQIVKDGANFNTGFLNDKSVNAEIDAINKLTDLDAAAKRWGALDKKIGEQALTVPLFHPVYKRLYGKDVKNIVISDWTGVLDISQVAVK; the protein is encoded by the coding sequence ATGCGTCAATCGTCCGTCATAGCGCGCCGCGTGGCCGCGGCATCCGTCAGCCTGGTCGTGGCAGCGGGCGCCGCCGCCTGCGGGCCGAAGGACAACGATGCCAAGGGCTCCGGTGGCGACTCCAAGCCCCAGAAGGGCGGCACGCTCACCGTCCTCAACTCCGAGCCGCAGACCGACTTCGACCCGGCGCGGCTCTACACCTCCGGCGGCGGAAACGTCCCGTCCCTCGTCTTCCGGACGCTCACCACGCGCAACCGCGAGAGCGGAGCCGCCGGTGCCGAGGTCGTCCCCGACCTCGCCACAGACACCGGCCGCCCGAGCAAGAACGCGACCGTGTGGACGTACACGCTGAAGAAGGGCCTCAAGTACGAGGACGGCAGTGCGATCACCTCGGCCGACATCAAGTACGGCATCGAGCGCTCCTTCGCCGCCGAACTCTCCGGCGGTGCCCCCTACTTGAGGGACTGGCTGGTCGGCGCGGCCGACTACCAGGGGCCGTACAAGGACAAGAAGGGCCTCGACGCGATCGAGACGCCGGACGCGCGCACCCTCGTCTTCCACCTGAACAAGCCCGAGGGCGAGTTCCCCTACCTCGCCACGCAGACGCAGTTCACGCCCGTGCCGAAGGCCAAGGACAACGGCACGAAGTACGAGGAGCACCCCGTCTCGTCCGGCCCCTACAAGGTCGTCAAGAACGAGAACGACGGCGAGCGCGTCACCCTGGAGCGCAACACCCACTGGTCCGCGGCGACCGACGCCGAGCGCAAGGCGTACCCCGACAGGATCGACGTACGGTCCGGGCTCGACTCGTCCGTGATCAACCAGCGGCTGTCCTCGTCCCAAGGGGCGGACGCCACCGCCGTCACCACGGACACCAACCTCGGCCCGGCCGAACTCGCCAAGGTCAGCGGCGACAAGGAACTCGCCTCCCGCGTCGGCACCGGCCACTTCGGCTACACGAACTACATCGCCTTCAACCCGAAGGTGAAGCCGTTCGACGACCCGAAGGTGCGCCAGGCGATCTCGTACGCCGTCGACCGCACGTCCGTGATCAACGCGGCCGGCGGCTCCTCGCTCGCCGAGGCCGCCACGACGTACCTGCCGAACCAGAAGTCCTTCGGCTACACGCCGTACGACCACTTCCCGGCGGGCAAGTCCGGCAACGCGGCCAAGGCGAAGGAGCTGCTGAAGGAAGCCGGTTACAAGAACGGCCTCACCGTCACGCTCACGCACTCCGACGACAAGAACTTCGAGACCAGCCCGGAGATCGCCACCGCCCTCCAGGACGCCCTGAAGAAGGCCGGAATCACCGTCAAGCTCCAGGGACTCGAGGACAACGACTACCGGGACAAGATCCACAGCGCCAAGACCGAGCCCGGCTTCTTCCTCGCCCACTGGGGTGCCGACTGGCCCTCCGGCGGCCCCTTCCTCGCCCCGATCTTCGACGGCCGCCAGATCGTCAAGGACGGCGCCAACTTCAACACCGGCTTCCTCAATGACAAGTCGGTCAATGCCGAGATTGACGCGATCAACAAGTTGACCGACCTTGACGCCGCCGCCAAGAGGTGGGGTGCACTGGACAAGAAGATCGGCGAGCAGGCGCTGACCGTGCCGTTGTTCCACCCCGTCTACAAGCGCCTGTACGGCAAGGACGTCAAGAACATCGTGATCAGCGACTGGACCGGCGTTCTGGACATCTCCCAGGTCGCGGTGAAGTAG
- a CDS encoding DUF3492 domain-containing protein: MRIGLLTEGGYPYVSGDARLWCDRLVRGLDGHEFDIYALSRSERQEDEGWIQLPPQVGRVRTAPLWMAEDDGVVHGRRARRRFAECYGELAAAVCAGAGMSAGPGGDSPSGDRSGGPSGALRGVEADRFGSALYGLAELARDEGGLVGALRSEGAVRALERACRAPGALRPAREARVPDLLAVAAHLERALRPLSLDWYEHDGLGSVDLCHAAAGGSAALPGLLARHFSGVPLLVTEYGVQLRAHYLSAASSGEAPAVRALLAAFHGRLAAEVYERAALITPGNTHARRWQERCGADRAKLRTVYPGMEASRFAEVGESAEVTDPDTLVWVGRIEPAKDLISLLHSFAEIRKEEPKTRLRIVGAAAGPEGEAYLGHCRALAAQLFPDEAEGVHAVGDNPVSFEEIGGPEVPNLAEAYASGAVVVLSSVVEGFPISLVEAMFCGRATVSTDVGAVVEVIGGTGLVVPPRNPCALAEACVALLRDPERRERLGAAARARALELFTVEQNIAAFHGIYLEIVSHSPMRRVVVDDTGEPRPFGVPAEAHVPGRWTAARLLTAGRPAWAAGAPVRATPQAQEQEQEQEQEQEPVPAGEGAR, encoded by the coding sequence GTGCGCATCGGACTGCTTACGGAGGGTGGCTATCCGTATGTGAGCGGTGACGCCAGGCTCTGGTGCGACCGGCTCGTACGCGGGCTCGACGGGCACGAGTTCGACATCTACGCACTCAGCCGCAGCGAGCGGCAGGAGGACGAGGGGTGGATCCAGCTGCCGCCCCAGGTCGGCCGGGTACGCACCGCGCCGCTGTGGATGGCCGAGGACGACGGAGTGGTCCACGGGCGCCGGGCACGACGACGGTTCGCGGAGTGTTACGGGGAGCTGGCGGCGGCCGTCTGTGCGGGGGCAGGGATGAGTGCGGGGCCGGGGGGCGACAGTCCGTCGGGCGATCGTTCGGGGGGTCCTTCGGGGGCTTTGCGCGGCGTTGAGGCGGACCGTTTCGGCAGCGCGCTGTACGGACTCGCCGAACTCGCCCGCGACGAGGGCGGTCTGGTGGGCGCGCTGCGCTCCGAGGGCGCGGTACGCGCTCTGGAGCGTGCCTGTCGCGCCCCGGGCGCACTCCGTCCGGCGCGCGAGGCGCGCGTACCGGATCTGCTCGCCGTCGCCGCGCACCTCGAACGCGCCCTGCGCCCCCTCTCACTCGACTGGTACGAGCACGACGGGCTCGGCTCGGTCGACCTGTGCCATGCGGCGGCCGGCGGCTCCGCCGCGCTGCCAGGCCTGCTCGCCCGGCACTTCTCCGGAGTGCCGCTGCTGGTCACCGAGTACGGGGTGCAGCTGCGGGCGCACTACCTGTCCGCGGCCTCGTCCGGGGAGGCGCCCGCGGTGCGGGCCCTGCTCGCCGCGTTCCACGGCAGGCTGGCCGCCGAGGTCTACGAGCGGGCCGCGCTCATCACACCGGGCAACACCCACGCCCGCCGCTGGCAGGAACGGTGCGGCGCCGACCGCGCCAAGCTCCGCACGGTCTACCCCGGCATGGAGGCCTCCCGCTTCGCGGAGGTCGGCGAGAGCGCGGAGGTCACCGACCCCGACACGCTCGTCTGGGTCGGCCGCATCGAGCCCGCCAAGGACCTGATCTCGCTGCTGCACTCCTTCGCGGAGATCCGCAAGGAGGAACCGAAGACCCGGCTCAGGATCGTCGGAGCCGCCGCGGGCCCCGAGGGCGAGGCCTATCTCGGACACTGCCGGGCGCTGGCGGCGCAGCTCTTCCCCGACGAGGCGGAGGGCGTGCACGCGGTCGGCGACAACCCCGTCTCCTTCGAGGAGATCGGCGGCCCGGAGGTCCCGAACCTCGCCGAGGCGTACGCGTCCGGAGCCGTGGTCGTCCTGTCCAGCGTCGTCGAGGGCTTCCCGATCAGCCTCGTCGAGGCCATGTTCTGCGGCCGCGCCACCGTGTCCACGGACGTCGGCGCGGTCGTCGAGGTCATCGGCGGTACGGGTCTTGTGGTGCCGCCGCGCAATCCGTGCGCGCTCGCCGAGGCGTGCGTGGCGCTGCTGCGCGACCCCGAGCGGCGCGAGCGCCTCGGCGCGGCGGCACGCGCGCGTGCCCTCGAACTGTTCACCGTCGAGCAGAACATCGCGGCATTTCACGGCATTTACCTGGAGATCGTTTCGCACTCCCCGATGCGCCGCGTCGTCGTGGACGACACCGGCGAACCCCGCCCCTTCGGCGTACCGGCGGAGGCCCACGTCCCCGGCCGCTGGACCGCGGCCCGCCTGCTGACCGCCGGCCGACCGGCCTGGGCGGCGGGGGCTCCCGTCCGTGCCACACCTCAGGCACAGGAACAGGAACAGGAACAGGAACAGGAACAGGAGCCGGTTCCGGCGGGGGAGGGTGCGCGATGA
- a CDS encoding ABC transporter permease, whose product MSEALVATEVPEASASGASGARQFWRRLRTQRAALVAAAVVALLVLVALAAPLLTAVEGQDPTSYHPSLVDSARGGVPIGPLGGIGGGHWLGVEPQTGRDLFARLVYGARVSLGVALAATVVQVLLGVLVGVASGLGNRWVDLALSRLTDVFVAMPLMVMALALLAIVPTSFPRPVLVALVVGLVSGWGSMAKMVRAQTLTLKELDYVSAARLSGWGSWRIARRELLPGLAAPVITYSALLVPQNITVEAALSFLGVGVKPPTPSWGQMLTAADVWYQAAPQYLLLPAGFLFVTVLALTVLGDGVRTALDPRAASRLRIGTGRRGEAKAGLGTKSLRAKKGARA is encoded by the coding sequence GTGAGCGAGGCACTTGTCGCCACCGAGGTCCCCGAGGCGTCCGCTTCGGGGGCCTCGGGGGCCCGTCAGTTCTGGCGGCGGCTGCGCACGCAGCGCGCCGCCCTCGTCGCGGCGGCCGTCGTCGCACTGCTCGTCCTGGTCGCGCTCGCCGCACCGCTGCTCACGGCCGTCGAGGGCCAGGACCCCACCTCGTACCATCCCTCCCTCGTCGACTCCGCGCGCGGCGGTGTGCCGATCGGACCGCTCGGCGGGATCGGCGGGGGCCACTGGCTCGGCGTCGAACCCCAGACCGGACGCGACCTGTTCGCACGGCTGGTCTACGGAGCGCGGGTCTCGCTCGGCGTCGCGCTCGCGGCGACCGTCGTACAGGTGCTCCTCGGCGTCCTCGTCGGCGTCGCGTCCGGCCTCGGCAACCGCTGGGTGGACCTGGCGCTCAGCCGGCTCACCGACGTCTTCGTCGCCATGCCGCTGATGGTGATGGCACTGGCCCTGCTCGCGATCGTCCCCACGAGCTTCCCGCGGCCCGTCCTGGTGGCGCTCGTCGTCGGCCTGGTCTCCGGCTGGGGATCGATGGCCAAGATGGTGCGGGCCCAGACCCTCACCCTCAAGGAGCTCGACTACGTCTCCGCGGCCCGGCTCAGCGGCTGGGGCTCCTGGCGGATCGCCCGCCGCGAGCTGCTGCCGGGCCTGGCGGCGCCCGTCATCACGTACTCCGCCCTCCTCGTCCCGCAGAACATCACCGTCGAGGCGGCCCTGTCCTTCCTCGGTGTCGGCGTGAAACCGCCGACACCGTCCTGGGGACAGATGCTCACCGCCGCCGACGTCTGGTACCAGGCGGCCCCGCAGTACCTGCTGCTGCCCGCCGGCTTCCTGTTCGTGACCGTCCTCGCGCTGACCGTGCTGGGCGACGGCGTGCGCACGGCCCTCGATCCGCGCGCGGCCTCACGGCTGCGGATCGGGACAGGGCGCAGGGGAGAGGCCAAGGCAGGACTTGGCACGAAGAGCCTTCGCGCGAAGAAGGGGGCCCGGGCATGA
- a CDS encoding alpha/beta fold hydrolase, which produces MSSTELPSALAAPVTPKVSAVKVAEGEQLRSVGLPGITLTVRSRPATREGLPPALYVHGLGGSSQNWSALMPLLDGLVESEALDLPGFGDSPPPDDGNYSVTGHARAVIRYLDASGRGPVHLFGNSLGGAVTTRVAAVRPDLVRTLTLVSPALPELRAQRTAWPTALLAVPGVAQLFTRLTKDWSAEQRVRGVTALCYGDPGMVTDEGFRNAVEEMERRLALPYFWDAMARSSRGIVNAYTLGGQHGLWRQAERVLAPTLLIYGGRDQLVAYRMAQRAARAFRDSRLLTLPDAGHVAMMEYPETVATAFRELHAEAGANGSGS; this is translated from the coding sequence ATGTCTTCGACCGAGCTGCCCTCCGCGCTGGCTGCCCCTGTCACTCCGAAGGTCAGTGCCGTCAAGGTCGCGGAGGGGGAGCAGCTGCGGTCCGTCGGGCTGCCGGGGATCACGCTGACGGTGCGGTCGAGACCGGCGACGCGCGAGGGGCTGCCGCCCGCGCTGTACGTGCACGGCCTCGGCGGCTCCTCGCAGAACTGGTCGGCGCTGATGCCGCTGCTCGACGGGCTCGTGGAGAGCGAGGCCCTCGACCTGCCCGGCTTCGGCGACTCGCCGCCGCCGGACGACGGCAACTACTCGGTGACCGGGCACGCGCGCGCGGTCATCCGTTATCTCGACGCCTCCGGGCGCGGGCCTGTGCACCTGTTCGGGAACTCGCTGGGCGGGGCCGTCACCACGCGCGTCGCGGCCGTACGGCCCGATCTCGTCCGCACGCTCACCCTGGTCTCGCCCGCGCTGCCCGAACTGCGCGCGCAGCGCACCGCCTGGCCGACAGCCCTGCTCGCGGTGCCCGGCGTGGCGCAGCTCTTCACCCGGCTCACCAAGGACTGGAGCGCGGAGCAGCGCGTCCGCGGGGTCACGGCGCTCTGCTACGGCGATCCCGGCATGGTCACCGACGAAGGGTTCCGCAACGCGGTCGAGGAGATGGAGCGACGGCTCGCCCTCCCCTACTTCTGGGACGCGATGGCCCGCTCCTCGCGCGGCATCGTGAACGCGTACACGCTGGGCGGCCAGCACGGGCTGTGGCGCCAGGCCGAGCGGGTGCTCGCGCCGACGCTCCTCATCTACGGCGGCCGTGACCAGCTCGTCGCCTACCGCATGGCCCAGCGCGCGGCCCGCGCCTTCCGCGACTCCCGGCTGCTGACGCTGCCGGACGCGGGACACGTCGCGATGATGGAGTACCCGGAGACGGTGGCCACCGCCTTCCGTGAGCTTCACGCCGAGGCCGGCGCCAACGGTTCGGGGAGCTGA
- a CDS encoding TetR/AcrR family transcriptional regulator yields the protein MTAIEQTEAARPRGTRLPRRARRNQLLGAAQEVFVAQGYHSAAMDDIAERAGVSKPVLYQHFPGKLDLYLALLDQHCESLLLAVRTALASTTDNSLRVRATMDAYFAYVEDDGGAFRLVFESDLTNEPAVRERVDKVTHECAEAICDVIAEDTGLSRAESMLLASGLGGLAQVVARSWLHSDRSVPRDEAVQLLTSLAWRGIAGFPLHGTDHH from the coding sequence GTGACAGCCATCGAGCAGACAGAGGCGGCACGCCCGCGGGGCACTCGCCTGCCGCGCCGTGCCCGACGCAACCAGCTCCTCGGCGCCGCCCAGGAAGTATTCGTTGCGCAGGGGTATCACTCGGCCGCCATGGACGACATCGCCGAGCGCGCGGGCGTCAGCAAGCCGGTCCTGTACCAGCACTTCCCGGGCAAGCTCGACCTGTACCTCGCCCTGCTGGACCAGCACTGCGAGTCCCTCCTTCTGGCGGTACGGACGGCACTCGCGTCCACCACCGACAACTCGCTGCGCGTACGGGCCACGATGGACGCGTACTTCGCGTACGTCGAGGACGACGGCGGCGCCTTCCGGCTGGTCTTCGAGTCCGATCTGACGAACGAGCCCGCGGTGCGCGAGCGCGTCGACAAGGTCACGCACGAGTGCGCGGAGGCCATCTGCGACGTCATCGCGGAGGACACCGGCCTGTCGCGTGCCGAGTCGATGCTGCTGGCCTCGGGCCTGGGCGGGCTGGCTCAGGTGGTGGCCCGCTCCTGGCTGCACAGCGACCGCAGCGTGCCGCGTGACGAGGCGGTCCAGCTGCTGACGTCGCTGGCCTGGCGGGGCATCGCCGGGTTCCCGCTGCACGGCACCGATCACCACTGA
- a CDS encoding ABC transporter permease, with translation MSGFGGFVLRRALGAAVTLFALSVIIYVVFYVTPGNVAQITCGPRCSPVQVHQVAEQLQLDDPLYVRYWHFLEGIFVGHDYSTGTSVQHCSAPCLGQSYQSDQQVTELILAKLPVTFSLVFGAMVLWLILGVGNGVLSAWRRGRLTERLLTGLTLAGFATPVFVIGLVLMIVVCGQLELLPFPQYVDFSDDPEQWAWNLLLPWLSLALIESAKYARLTRSAMLETLAEDHVRTFRAYGVGERAIVGRHALRGALAPVIALNANDFGSAIGGAVLTESLFGLPGIGRELVHAVKVVDLPVVVGMVLVTGFFVVLANAVADVLYAVADRRVVLS, from the coding sequence ATGAGCGGCTTCGGTGGGTTCGTGCTGCGCCGCGCGCTCGGCGCAGCTGTCACCCTGTTCGCCCTCTCGGTGATCATCTACGTCGTCTTCTACGTCACCCCCGGCAACGTCGCCCAGATCACCTGCGGCCCGCGCTGCTCACCCGTCCAGGTGCACCAGGTCGCCGAGCAACTCCAGCTCGACGACCCGCTGTACGTGCGCTACTGGCACTTCCTGGAGGGCATCTTCGTAGGCCACGACTACTCGACGGGCACCTCCGTGCAGCACTGCTCGGCGCCCTGCCTCGGCCAGTCGTACCAGTCCGACCAGCAGGTCACCGAGCTGATCCTGGCGAAGCTGCCGGTCACCTTCTCGCTCGTGTTCGGCGCGATGGTGCTGTGGTTGATCCTCGGCGTCGGCAACGGTGTGCTGTCGGCCTGGCGGCGCGGCAGGCTCACCGAGCGGCTGCTGACCGGTCTCACGCTCGCCGGGTTCGCCACGCCGGTCTTCGTCATCGGCCTGGTGCTGATGATCGTCGTCTGCGGGCAGTTGGAGCTGCTGCCCTTCCCGCAGTACGTCGACTTCTCCGACGATCCCGAGCAGTGGGCCTGGAACCTGCTGCTGCCCTGGCTGTCGCTCGCCCTCATCGAGTCCGCCAAGTACGCCCGGCTGACCCGCTCCGCGATGCTGGAGACCCTCGCCGAGGACCATGTGCGCACCTTCCGCGCGTACGGCGTGGGGGAGCGGGCGATCGTCGGACGGCACGCGCTGCGCGGGGCCCTCGCGCCGGTCATCGCCCTCAACGCCAATGACTTCGGGTCGGCGATCGGCGGGGCGGTGCTCACCGAGTCGCTGTTCGGACTCCCGGGCATCGGACGGGAGTTGGTGCACGCCGTGAAGGTCGTCGACCTGCCGGTGGTCGTCGGCATGGTCCTGGTGACCGGCTTCTTCGTAGTCCTTGCCAACGCCGTCGCGGACGTCCTGTACGCGGTGGCCGACCGACGGGTGGTGCTGTCGTGA
- a CDS encoding dipeptide ABC transporter ATP-binding protein produces the protein MSLVHSLVHVTDLSVEFGDLRAVDGLSFSLGQGAALALVGESGSGKSTVASALLGLHRGTGARVGGSIEVAGVDVQEASEGELRRLRGAQAAMVFQDPLSSLDPYYAVGDQIAEVYRVHTRVSRRAARARAVEVLDRVGIADARRRSRSRPHEFSGGMRQRALIAMALACEPRLLIADEPTTALDVTVQAQILDLLHTLREETGMGLLLVTHDVGVAAESVDEVLVMQHGRVVEHGPVAAVLGSPEKPYTRELLSAVPRVETARAPSEASDEVVLEAKGLRREFGRGKRVFTAVDDVSLAIHRGETLGVVGESGSGKTTLGRMLVGLLEPTAGEVRYGGHARVGVNPAVQMVFQDPVSSLNPRRSVGESIADPLRARGERDEGRIRARVRELLERVGLEPAHHDRYPHEFSGGQRQRVGIARALAADPRVIVCDEPVSALDVTTQAQVVALLGELQRELGLALVFVAHDLAVVRQVSDRVAVMRRGRIVEHGPADEVYESPRDPYTQQLLAAVPALDPVVAARRRAARRELAVV, from the coding sequence GTGAGCCTCGTCCACAGCCTCGTCCACGTCACGGATCTGTCCGTCGAGTTCGGCGACCTGAGGGCCGTCGACGGGCTCTCCTTCAGCCTGGGGCAGGGCGCCGCCCTCGCCCTCGTCGGCGAGTCCGGCTCCGGCAAGTCCACTGTCGCCTCCGCCCTGTTGGGCCTGCACCGCGGCACGGGCGCGCGGGTCGGCGGCTCGATCGAGGTCGCCGGCGTCGACGTACAGGAGGCGTCCGAGGGCGAACTGCGGCGGTTGCGCGGTGCGCAGGCCGCCATGGTCTTCCAGGACCCGCTGTCGTCCCTCGATCCGTACTACGCCGTCGGGGACCAGATCGCCGAGGTGTACCGGGTGCACACGCGCGTATCCCGGCGAGCGGCACGCGCGCGTGCGGTGGAGGTCCTCGACCGGGTGGGCATTGCGGACGCGCGGCGGCGGTCGCGCTCGCGTCCGCACGAGTTCAGCGGCGGGATGCGGCAGCGCGCGCTCATCGCGATGGCGCTGGCCTGCGAACCCCGGCTGCTGATCGCCGACGAGCCGACCACCGCGCTCGACGTGACCGTCCAGGCCCAGATCCTCGACCTGCTGCACACGCTGCGCGAGGAGACCGGTATGGGGCTGTTGCTCGTCACGCACGACGTGGGTGTCGCCGCCGAGAGCGTCGACGAGGTGCTGGTGATGCAGCACGGGCGCGTGGTCGAACACGGGCCGGTCGCCGCCGTACTGGGGTCGCCCGAGAAGCCGTACACGCGTGAACTGCTGTCCGCCGTCCCTCGCGTGGAGACGGCCCGCGCGCCCTCGGAGGCGTCCGACGAGGTCGTCCTGGAGGCGAAGGGGCTGCGGCGCGAGTTCGGGCGCGGCAAGCGGGTGTTCACGGCCGTGGACGACGTGTCGCTGGCCATCCACCGGGGTGAGACCCTCGGCGTCGTCGGCGAGAGCGGTAGCGGCAAGACGACCCTCGGACGGATGCTGGTCGGGCTGCTGGAGCCGACGGCGGGCGAGGTCCGTTACGGGGGGCACGCGCGCGTGGGGGTGAATCCGGCCGTGCAGATGGTCTTCCAGGACCCCGTGTCCTCCCTCAACCCGCGGCGCAGCGTGGGCGAGTCGATCGCCGACCCGCTGCGCGCGCGAGGGGAACGGGACGAGGGTCGGATCCGGGCGCGCGTACGGGAGTTGCTGGAGCGCGTGGGGCTGGAGCCCGCGCACCACGACCGCTATCCGCACGAGTTCAGCGGCGGGCAGCGACAGCGCGTCGGTATCGCCCGGGCCCTCGCCGCCGATCCGCGCGTCATCGTCTGCGACGAACCGGTGTCCGCCCTCGACGTGACCACCCAGGCCCAAGTGGTCGCCCTGCTCGGCGAGTTGCAGCGGGAACTCGGGCTCGCCCTGGTCTTCGTCGCGCACGACCTCGCCGTCGTACGACAGGTCAGCGACCGCGTCGCGGTGATGCGGCGCGGGCGGATCGTCGAACACGGGCCCGCCGACGAGGTGTACGAATCCCCGCGGGACCCGTACACGCAGCAGCTGCTGGCCGCCGTACCGGCCCTCGATCCGGTGGTCGCGGCCCGGCGCCGGGCCGCCCGCCGAGAGCTGGCGGTCGTGTGA